A section of the Streptomyces sp. Je 1-369 genome encodes:
- a CDS encoding polysaccharide deacetylase family protein has protein sequence MNHAVSRRMLGVAAGLLAVGWPASRRASAAPAHAVPPRSVTPVDERRLRALFGSENRVIATRERVVAVTFNAAWNEAGLGRILAELGRRRAPATFFPTGDFADRHPKAVKRIAAAGHGLGNHSYSHPYFKDLTAAGQRREVRAADRALRRAGAGTALTPFFRFPYSETAPALIREVNKLGFADIEFTADTNGWQGTHGGMTVDRAVRRAVDALRPGAILQMHVGASEGRTDVLDARALPRILDAITERGYRVIDLRAIVTPSAPRRPRTALSGGA, from the coding sequence ATGAACCATGCCGTGTCCCGCCGCATGCTCGGCGTCGCCGCCGGGCTGCTCGCTGTCGGGTGGCCGGCCTCCCGGCGGGCGAGCGCCGCCCCGGCTCACGCCGTCCCGCCGCGCTCGGTGACACCTGTGGACGAGCGGCGGCTGCGGGCCCTGTTCGGATCGGAGAACCGGGTCATCGCCACGCGCGAGCGGGTGGTCGCGGTGACGTTCAACGCCGCCTGGAACGAGGCAGGTCTCGGCCGGATCCTCGCTGAGCTCGGCCGTCGGCGCGCGCCTGCCACGTTCTTCCCGACCGGCGACTTCGCCGACCGGCACCCCAAGGCGGTGAAGCGGATCGCGGCCGCGGGACACGGCCTGGGAAACCACTCCTACAGCCACCCCTACTTCAAGGACCTGACCGCCGCCGGGCAACGGCGCGAAGTGCGGGCCGCGGACCGCGCCCTGCGGAGGGCCGGTGCCGGGACCGCGCTGACCCCGTTCTTCCGCTTCCCCTACAGCGAGACCGCCCCCGCCCTGATCAGGGAGGTCAACAAGCTGGGTTTCGCGGACATCGAGTTCACCGCCGACACCAACGGGTGGCAGGGGACCCACGGCGGCATGACGGTGGACCGCGCGGTGCGCAGAGCCGTGGACGCCCTGCGCCCCGGCGCGATCCTGCAGATGCACGTGGGCGCCTCCGAGGGACGTACCGATGTGCTCGACGCCCGAGCCCTGCCGCGGATCCTCGACGCGATCACCGAGCGCGGCTACCGCGTCATCGACCTCCGCGCCATCGTCACGCCCTCCGCCCCGCGGCGACCGCGGACCGCGCTGTCGGGGGGCGCCTGA
- a CDS encoding multicopper oxidase domain-containing protein: MDRRSFNRRMLVGGAAAAAGVTSLSVAGAPDARTAEAPPRTAPAGGEVKRIKMYAEKLPDGQMGYGLEKGKASIPGPLIELNEGDTLHIEFENTMDVDASLHVHGMDYEISSDGTRHTKSHVEPGGKRTYTWRTHAPGRRKDGTWRPGTAGYWHYHDHVVGTDHGTTGVRKGLYGALIVRRKGDPLPDKTFTIVFNDMTINNKTGHDAPAFEATVGDRVEFVSITHGEYYHTFHVHGHRWADNRTGLLTGPDDPSQILDDKITGPGDSFGFQVVAGEGVGAGAWMYHCHVQSHSDMGMAGLFLVKKADGTIPDYEPHHRAGASKSSPKSSGESSSKSSSEPSANPSAEAPAEASGGHHHG; this comes from the coding sequence CTGGACCGGCGCAGCTTCAACCGTCGGATGCTCGTGGGCGGCGCGGCAGCGGCGGCGGGGGTGACATCGTTGTCGGTGGCGGGTGCGCCGGATGCGAGGACGGCGGAGGCGCCGCCGAGGACGGCGCCCGCGGGCGGCGAGGTCAAGCGCATCAAGATGTACGCGGAGAAGCTCCCCGACGGGCAGATGGGGTACGGCCTGGAGAAGGGCAAGGCGTCCATACCCGGTCCGCTCATCGAGCTGAACGAGGGCGACACGCTGCACATCGAGTTCGAGAACACGATGGACGTCGACGCCAGCCTGCATGTGCACGGCATGGACTACGAGATCTCCAGCGACGGCACGCGACACACCAAGAGCCATGTGGAGCCGGGCGGCAAGCGCACGTACACCTGGCGCACGCACGCGCCGGGCCGCCGCAAGGACGGCACGTGGCGCCCCGGCACGGCGGGCTACTGGCACTACCACGACCACGTCGTCGGCACGGATCACGGCACCACGGGCGTGCGCAAGGGGCTCTACGGCGCGCTGATCGTGCGGCGCAAGGGCGATCCGCTGCCGGACAAGACGTTCACCATCGTGTTCAACGACATGACGATCAACAACAAGACCGGCCACGACGCCCCCGCGTTCGAGGCGACGGTGGGCGACCGCGTCGAGTTCGTCTCGATCACCCACGGCGAGTACTACCACACGTTCCACGTGCACGGTCATCGCTGGGCGGACAACCGCACGGGCCTGCTGACCGGCCCCGACGACCCGAGCCAGATCCTCGACGACAAGATCACCGGCCCGGGCGACTCCTTCGGCTTCCAGGTCGTCGCGGGGGAGGGGGTGGGGGCCGGGGCGTGGATGTACCACTGCCATGTCCAGAGCCACTCGGACATGGGGATGGCGGGGCTGTTCCTGGTGAAGAAGGCGGACGGGACGATTCCGGACTATGAGCCGCATCATCGTGCCGGGGCGTCGAAGTCGTCACCGAAGTCGTCCGGCGAGTCCTCGTCGAAGTCGTCGTCCGAGCCGTCGGCGAATCCCTCAGCGGAGGCCCCGGCCGAGGCCTCCGGGGGACACCACCACGGCTAG
- a CDS encoding HEAT repeat domain-containing protein gives MFKKRRERKLAELHEELGAALRDPDVAVRAKAAVDAAEAADLEWALRELAAAVAREPWTDDFHETVVDGFCAVLRRDAGVRQRVEGIVAGHVDDPEGFLRAWTRFVAELGGPPALREVGGDIQDDMRERLTYLRAQGWTPQGLDGVGRPGDFQRDLAFDFAVILASLVVRRNEPLSGEDAERLRGRARELLAEALPLAPGSKERADIVVDVAQAADEDSWTERAQVGLLIDEALDLCADQDPDRSALGVELLSDLLLFNDTLRYEPVRRTLDRLAAGKPGPRVLAEVLRCYDELQMHEPLAEPPYSLFLEALRHADADVRQAAANGLDPMAEGSPVEREAVEGLVALLDDDGETAVRVAAARALAGLDCAEERNVGAVTDALQRHADSPVPALRAVSFGDALARNIPDAYDRLLHELESPEAHWGFVSACLFAALDDGFRLPEDIRPRLLERLERLKASGWTDRCAEPSGYPDPDDLAEMTTQLMERLRADADD, from the coding sequence ATGTTCAAGAAGCGGAGAGAGCGCAAGCTGGCCGAGTTGCACGAGGAGCTGGGGGCCGCTCTGCGGGATCCGGATGTGGCGGTTCGTGCCAAGGCGGCGGTTGATGCCGCCGAGGCCGCCGATCTGGAGTGGGCGCTTCGGGAACTGGCCGCTGCCGTGGCGCGCGAGCCGTGGACGGACGACTTCCACGAGACCGTGGTCGACGGCTTCTGCGCCGTGCTGCGCCGCGACGCCGGGGTGCGGCAGCGCGTGGAGGGGATCGTCGCCGGGCACGTGGACGACCCCGAGGGCTTCCTGCGGGCGTGGACCCGCTTCGTGGCGGAGCTCGGCGGGCCTCCGGCGCTGCGGGAGGTCGGCGGGGACATCCAGGACGACATGCGGGAACGCCTCACGTATCTGCGCGCGCAGGGCTGGACCCCGCAGGGGCTCGACGGGGTCGGGCGGCCCGGTGACTTCCAGCGTGACCTGGCGTTCGACTTCGCCGTCATCCTGGCGTCGCTCGTCGTGCGCAGGAACGAGCCGCTGAGCGGGGAGGACGCTGAGCGGCTGCGGGGGCGGGCGCGGGAGCTGCTCGCGGAAGCGCTGCCCCTCGCGCCGGGCTCCAAGGAGCGCGCCGACATCGTCGTCGACGTCGCGCAGGCCGCCGACGAGGACTCCTGGACCGAACGTGCCCAGGTCGGCCTGCTGATCGACGAGGCCCTCGACCTCTGCGCCGACCAGGATCCGGACCGATCCGCCCTCGGCGTCGAGCTGCTGTCGGACCTGCTGCTGTTCAACGACACGCTTCGGTACGAACCGGTCCGCCGGACCCTGGACCGGCTGGCCGCCGGGAAGCCCGGCCCGCGCGTCCTGGCCGAGGTACTGCGCTGTTACGACGAGCTCCAGATGCACGAGCCGTTGGCCGAGCCGCCGTACTCGCTCTTCCTCGAAGCCCTGCGGCACGCCGACGCCGACGTGCGCCAGGCCGCCGCCAACGGCCTCGACCCGATGGCCGAGGGTTCCCCCGTGGAGCGGGAGGCCGTGGAGGGGCTCGTCGCGCTCCTTGACGACGACGGGGAGACCGCCGTCCGCGTCGCCGCCGCGCGGGCGCTGGCCGGTCTCGACTGTGCCGAGGAACGGAACGTCGGGGCCGTCACCGACGCGCTGCAGCGGCACGCCGACTCGCCGGTCCCCGCCCTCCGCGCGGTCAGCTTCGGCGACGCACTCGCACGGAACATCCCGGACGCGTACGACCGGCTGCTGCACGAGCTCGAATCCCCCGAAGCCCACTGGGGGTTCGTGTCCGCCTGCCTGTTCGCCGCGCTGGACGACGGGTTCCGGCTGCCCGAAGACATCCGCCCCCGCCTCCTGGAACGCCTGGAGCGGCTGAAGGCCTCCGGCTGGACGGACCGCTGCGCGGAACCGTCCGGCTACCCGGACCCGGACGACCTCGCCGAGATGACCACCCAGCTGATGGAGCGGCTGCGCGCCGACGCCGACGACTAG
- a CDS encoding carboxylesterase/lipase family protein produces MNHHPVVRTAQGAVRGLRRHGIDAFLGIPYAAPPRGAGRFAPPEPHAPWDGVRDATAPGPTAPQSERGLGGIDMSPYFGTGWSRGADYLTVDVRAPAAADSGGLPVMVFVHGGAFVAGSTRSALYDGSAFARDGVVLVSLNYRLGIAGFLDLPGAPANRGLLDVVAALRWVRENIAAFGGDPRNVTLFGQSAGATVVGGVLAEPGAAGLVRRAIVQSGSGLGAFSPEQAARVTAAAADALGVESRADAFAELSDDRLVEAASRLTGIDLRTEAHHDPLIGLSPFSLVLDTQPAASVATGPGADVDLLVGTNAEEGNLYLVPVDRYSTSTPEDVRAVAASAHPDPARLVETYRTARPDASSGELRSAVMGDALFGAGSRALADAHAAHSASTTHRYEFAWRSHALGGELGAAHAVELPFVFDLAHLPRLRGPEGLLGPDAPPADLAGRTHAAWVRFARTGDPGWAPYDLTRRTTMRIDAEWTQVYDPRGEELAAWA; encoded by the coding sequence ATGAACCACCACCCCGTCGTGCGCACCGCGCAGGGCGCCGTCCGCGGCCTGCGCCGCCACGGCATCGACGCGTTCCTCGGCATCCCCTACGCCGCCCCTCCACGCGGAGCCGGGCGCTTCGCGCCGCCCGAGCCGCACGCGCCCTGGGACGGCGTACGGGACGCCACCGCCCCCGGGCCCACCGCGCCCCAGTCCGAGCGCGGGCTCGGCGGCATCGACATGTCCCCGTACTTCGGCACCGGCTGGAGCCGCGGCGCGGACTACCTCACCGTCGACGTCCGGGCGCCCGCGGCCGCCGACAGCGGCGGTCTGCCCGTCATGGTCTTCGTCCACGGTGGCGCGTTCGTCGCCGGATCGACGCGGTCCGCGCTGTACGACGGATCCGCCTTCGCCCGCGACGGCGTCGTCCTCGTCTCCCTCAACTACCGGCTCGGCATCGCCGGTTTCCTCGACCTCCCCGGAGCGCCCGCCAACCGCGGTCTGCTCGACGTCGTGGCCGCGCTGCGCTGGGTGCGGGAGAACATCGCGGCTTTCGGCGGTGATCCGCGGAACGTCACGCTCTTCGGCCAGTCCGCCGGGGCGACCGTCGTCGGCGGTGTCCTCGCCGAGCCCGGGGCCGCCGGTCTCGTCCGCAGAGCGATCGTGCAGAGCGGCAGCGGTCTGGGGGCGTTCTCCCCCGAACAGGCCGCTCGGGTCACGGCCGCGGCGGCCGACGCGCTGGGCGTCGAGTCCCGTGCCGATGCCTTCGCTGAGCTCTCCGACGACCGCCTCGTCGAGGCCGCCTCCCGGCTCACGGGCATCGACCTGCGAACAGAGGCACACCACGATCCACTGATCGGGCTCAGCCCTTTCAGCCTGGTCCTCGACACCCAGCCGGCCGCGTCCGTCGCCACCGGGCCGGGCGCGGACGTCGACCTGCTCGTCGGCACCAACGCCGAGGAGGGGAACCTCTATCTGGTCCCCGTGGACCGGTACTCCACCTCGACCCCCGAAGACGTACGGGCCGTCGCGGCGAGCGCACATCCGGATCCGGCGCGGCTGGTCGAGACGTACCGCACGGCGCGGCCCGACGCGTCCTCCGGCGAGTTGCGGTCCGCGGTCATGGGCGACGCGCTGTTCGGCGCGGGCAGCCGGGCCCTCGCGGACGCACACGCCGCGCACTCCGCGTCCACGACCCACCGGTACGAGTTCGCGTGGCGCTCGCACGCGCTGGGCGGCGAGCTCGGCGCCGCCCACGCCGTGGAGCTGCCCTTCGTCTTCGACCTCGCGCATCTCCCCCGGCTGCGCGGGCCGGAGGGTCTCCTCGGCCCCGACGCGCCGCCCGCGGATCTCGCCGGCCGTACGCACGCGGCCTGGGTCCGTTTCGCCAGGACCGGTGATCCCGGCTGGGCCCCCTACGACCTCACGCGGCGGACGACGATGCGTATCGACGCCGAGTGGACGCAGGTGTACGACCCGCGCGGCGAGGAGCTGGCGGCCTGGGCCTGA
- a CDS encoding ThuA domain-containing protein produces MRRTPHQEPLTVRGLSRNRRRPDRGRRAWAAALLSGVMVTGALSAQAASARPYPEPSLTTMSLPSPPGGANVKVLVFHGSAAGGDESPVVNAGIEAIEKIGQSGPAAERFKIVATDDASVFTDERRLGKFNAVAFLTGGGDVLDAEQEAGLEAYMEAGGGFLGIHDAARAEPYSSWFTGLIGARPADASPDGVQRATVEVGDREHPATKGLPLQWKRPDRWLNWTKNPSGDVHTVARVRESTYQPGAGKNGWDHPVSWCRDYDGGRSFYTGMGGTAASYDEADFRSHLRGALLWTTRIARADCRATINANYKAERLTQANQPGRNDQIGEPHGLVTAPDGKVFHIGRGGADSSQPVITDWNNPDIGKGTGEIHVYDPKTKKSTLAGALTVFGNKGGGDELIKVEEGLLGIELDPKFEQNGWVYLHYTPHSKINRETHMAERYVSRFTYDQGTGKLDMGSEKVLLKWPVQIHSCCHAGGGMAWDSKNNLYIATGDNNSSQFSDGYSGNNPQPNFKGVSFADARRTAGNTNNLNGKILRIHPEADGTYTLPDGNLFTGKEPDEGGGKTRGEIYVMGVRNPARISIDKKTDTLYAGWVGPDAGAPSTTWGPAKYDTFAAITHASNRGWPYCMGNNQPYRDRNLPDPTKPLGWYDCENLKNESPNNDGLVNIPPAEPNNIWYSPQGGGVDYPRDAKGVPSYKAAEQKILLPWLKGGGQATMNGPVYRFDAANAGADKWPAYWDGKWFVGDFYDSDQPRHAVVTDPKTVGKGGLPVHAESLKKIIPIGNDGIKNLMDWKFAPDGSLYVLDYGRGFFTSDSKSALWRVTYKGGAATPAADDLARKAG; encoded by the coding sequence ATGCGGCGCACACCGCATCAAGAGCCCTTGACCGTACGAGGGTTGAGCAGAAATCGACGCAGACCGGACCGCGGGCGCCGGGCCTGGGCGGCCGCGCTGCTGTCCGGCGTCATGGTCACCGGGGCGCTCTCCGCGCAGGCCGCGTCCGCGCGGCCGTACCCGGAGCCGTCGTTGACAACGATGTCCCTGCCCTCGCCGCCCGGCGGGGCCAACGTCAAGGTCCTGGTCTTCCACGGTTCGGCGGCGGGCGGCGACGAGTCGCCCGTCGTCAACGCGGGCATCGAGGCCATCGAGAAGATCGGGCAGTCGGGCCCCGCGGCCGAACGGTTCAAGATCGTGGCGACGGACGACGCGTCCGTCTTCACCGACGAGAGGAGGCTCGGCAAGTTCAACGCCGTCGCCTTCCTCACCGGCGGCGGCGATGTCCTCGACGCCGAGCAGGAAGCGGGCCTCGAGGCCTACATGGAGGCCGGCGGCGGCTTCCTCGGCATCCACGACGCGGCCCGCGCCGAGCCGTACTCGAGCTGGTTCACCGGCCTGATCGGCGCCCGCCCCGCCGACGCGAGCCCGGACGGCGTCCAGCGCGCCACCGTCGAGGTCGGCGACCGCGAGCACCCCGCGACCAAGGGCCTGCCGCTCCAGTGGAAGCGCCCCGACCGGTGGCTGAACTGGACGAAGAACCCTTCGGGCGACGTCCACACGGTCGCCCGCGTCCGCGAGTCGACCTACCAGCCGGGCGCGGGCAAGAACGGCTGGGACCACCCGGTGTCCTGGTGCCGTGACTACGACGGCGGACGCTCCTTCTACACGGGCATGGGCGGCACGGCGGCGTCGTACGACGAAGCGGACTTCCGCAGCCATCTGCGCGGCGCCCTGCTGTGGACCACCCGCATCGCGCGTGCCGACTGCCGGGCGACGATCAACGCCAACTACAAGGCGGAGCGGCTCACCCAGGCCAACCAGCCGGGCAGGAACGACCAGATCGGCGAGCCGCACGGCCTGGTCACCGCGCCCGACGGCAAGGTCTTCCACATCGGCCGCGGCGGCGCCGACTCCTCGCAGCCCGTCATCACCGACTGGAACAACCCGGACATCGGCAAGGGCACGGGCGAGATCCACGTCTACGACCCGAAGACCAAGAAGTCGACGCTCGCGGGCGCGCTGACCGTCTTCGGCAACAAGGGCGGTGGCGACGAGCTGATCAAGGTCGAGGAGGGCCTCCTCGGCATCGAGCTCGACCCGAAGTTCGAGCAGAACGGGTGGGTGTACCTGCACTACACGCCCCACTCGAAGATCAACCGCGAGACGCACATGGCGGAGCGGTACGTCTCCCGGTTCACCTACGACCAGGGCACGGGCAAGCTCGACATGGGCAGCGAGAAGGTGCTCCTGAAGTGGCCGGTGCAGATCCACAGCTGCTGCCACGCGGGCGGCGGCATGGCCTGGGACTCCAAGAACAACCTCTACATCGCGACGGGTGACAACAACTCCTCGCAGTTCTCGGACGGTTACTCGGGCAACAACCCGCAGCCGAACTTCAAGGGCGTCTCGTTCGCCGACGCGCGCCGCACGGCCGGCAACACCAACAACCTCAACGGCAAGATCCTGCGCATCCATCCGGAGGCCGACGGGACGTACACGCTCCCCGATGGCAACCTCTTCACCGGCAAGGAGCCGGACGAGGGCGGCGGCAAGACACGCGGTGAGATCTATGTGATGGGCGTCAGGAATCCGGCGCGCATCTCGATCGACAAGAAGACGGACACGCTGTACGCGGGCTGGGTAGGACCGGACGCGGGCGCGCCGTCGACGACGTGGGGCCCCGCGAAGTACGACACGTTCGCGGCGATCACCCATGCCTCCAACCGCGGCTGGCCGTACTGCATGGGCAACAACCAGCCCTACCGCGACCGCAATCTGCCGGACCCGACGAAGCCGCTCGGCTGGTACGACTGCGAGAACCTCAAGAACGAGTCGCCGAACAACGACGGCCTGGTGAACATCCCGCCGGCCGAGCCGAACAACATCTGGTACTCGCCGCAGGGCGGCGGCGTCGACTACCCGCGCGACGCGAAGGGCGTGCCGAGCTACAAGGCGGCGGAGCAGAAGATTCTCCTGCCGTGGCTCAAGGGCGGCGGCCAGGCCACGATGAACGGCCCGGTCTACCGCTTCGACGCGGCGAACGCCGGCGCCGACAAGTGGCCCGCCTACTGGGACGGCAAGTGGTTCGTCGGTGACTTCTACGACTCCGACCAGCCGCGGCACGCGGTGGTGACGGATCCGAAGACGGTCGGCAAGGGCGGTCTGCCCGTCCACGCCGAGTCGCTGAAGAAGATCATTCCGATCGGCAACGACGGCATCAAGAACCTCATGGACTGGAAGTTCGCGCCGGACGGCTCGCTGTACGTCCTCGACTACGGCCGCGGCTTCTTCACCTCGGACTCCAAGTCGGCGCTGTGGCGCGTGACGTACAAGGGCGGGGCGGCGACACCGGCCGCCGACGACCTGGCCAGGAAGGCGGGATGA
- a CDS encoding glycoside hydrolase family 64 protein, translated as MISRRTFLTTAAGAAGALTYPVWGSALSPGAQAGGKAAPATCELALANKSLPGQVRAYVTGHEQGTGRWVLLKPDGGVYRPESPSAPQTPLPVDCAIPLGAAGSAPKVLTLPQMFGARVYFVRDDKLDFFLNPGPALVEPAFATRADPNYGRTWSFCEFTFNPQQLYANISYVDLVTALPIGLTLKGDGTHTVAPLPDGAVDKIAADLVTQARKDGQPWDKLVIRGDDGGVLRVISPQNLMAPYFDRPDQMPFRDVWNSYIDKVWDKYRGTDLKIDLQGGRGVFTGRVDGDVLTFNGGHSFPKPTSKDIFTCNHGPFANNPNDPDDKKGLLARLAAGFNRSIMLTHPQQPNGTSTADYYRDPVTNHWSRVVHANSPIGYAFPYDDVRPDGQPDVSGAAHDGNPRRFTVSVGS; from the coding sequence GTGATATCGCGTCGAACGTTCCTGACCACCGCAGCCGGCGCCGCGGGCGCCCTCACCTACCCGGTCTGGGGCAGCGCCCTGAGCCCCGGCGCCCAGGCGGGCGGCAAGGCGGCGCCCGCCACCTGCGAGCTGGCCCTCGCGAACAAGTCACTCCCCGGCCAGGTGCGCGCCTACGTCACAGGACACGAGCAGGGCACCGGCCGCTGGGTGCTGCTCAAGCCGGACGGCGGGGTCTACCGCCCCGAGTCGCCCTCGGCCCCGCAGACCCCGCTGCCGGTCGACTGCGCCATCCCGCTCGGCGCCGCGGGCTCCGCACCCAAGGTCCTGACCCTGCCACAGATGTTCGGCGCCCGCGTCTACTTCGTGCGCGACGACAAGCTGGACTTCTTCCTCAACCCGGGCCCCGCCCTGGTCGAGCCCGCCTTCGCTACGCGCGCGGACCCCAACTACGGCCGCACGTGGTCGTTCTGCGAGTTCACCTTCAACCCGCAACAGCTGTACGCCAACATCAGCTACGTGGACCTGGTGACCGCGCTGCCCATCGGCCTGACCCTGAAGGGCGACGGCACGCACACCGTCGCCCCGCTGCCCGACGGCGCCGTCGACAAGATCGCGGCCGATCTGGTGACGCAGGCCAGGAAGGACGGACAGCCGTGGGACAAGCTGGTCATCCGCGGTGACGACGGTGGCGTGCTGCGCGTCATCTCGCCGCAGAACCTCATGGCGCCGTACTTCGACCGGCCGGACCAGATGCCGTTCCGCGACGTCTGGAACAGCTACATCGACAAGGTCTGGGACAAGTACCGCGGCACGGACCTCAAGATCGATCTGCAGGGCGGCCGCGGTGTGTTCACCGGGCGGGTCGACGGCGACGTGCTGACGTTCAACGGCGGCCACTCCTTCCCCAAGCCCACCTCGAAGGACATCTTCACCTGCAACCACGGCCCGTTCGCCAACAACCCGAACGACCCCGACGACAAGAAGGGCCTGCTGGCCCGGCTCGCGGCGGGCTTCAACCGCAGCATCATGCTCACCCACCCGCAGCAGCCGAACGGCACGAGCACCGCGGACTACTACCGGGACCCGGTGACCAACCACTGGTCACGCGTGGTGCACGCCAACTCGCCCATCGGGTACGCGTTCCCGTACGACGACGTACGCCCCGACGGGCAGCCGGACGTGTCGGGTGCGGCGCACGACGGCAATCCGCGGCGGTTCACGGTGAGCGTCGGTTCGTAG
- a CDS encoding LacI family DNA-binding transcriptional regulator, producing the protein MTEEPRPTLEAVAARAGVSRATVSRVVNGDPGVREVLAEKVRRAVDELGYVPNRAARSLVTRRHDAVAVVIAEPETRVFADPFFALQLRGISKELTAHDIQLVLLLTEGRDDHERVGRYLAGGHVDGALVFSLHLDDPLPGIIRRAGVPTVFGGRPGWPRAEGGGPDVPYVDCDNRGGAREAVRYLVGLGRRRIAHITGALDQTSAVDRLDGYRDVLADVDPGLIAEGDFTPAGGERAMRELLDRAPELDAVFAANDLTASGALRVLRERGRRVPDDVAVVGFDDMLPVAEQTEPPLTTVRQDIEEMGRLMAGILLRGRGGAAGPDGEAEGGGGPAGVVLPTALVRRASA; encoded by the coding sequence GTGACCGAGGAACCGCGTCCCACTCTGGAGGCCGTGGCCGCGCGTGCCGGGGTTTCCAGGGCCACCGTCTCGCGCGTCGTCAACGGGGACCCGGGGGTGCGGGAGGTGCTCGCCGAGAAGGTGCGGCGGGCCGTCGACGAGCTCGGATACGTGCCCAACCGTGCCGCCCGCAGCCTGGTCACGCGGCGCCACGACGCGGTCGCCGTGGTGATCGCCGAGCCCGAGACGCGGGTCTTCGCCGACCCGTTCTTCGCGCTGCAACTGCGCGGCATCAGCAAGGAGTTGACGGCGCACGACATTCAGCTCGTGCTGCTGCTCACCGAGGGGCGGGACGATCACGAGCGGGTCGGACGGTACCTCGCGGGCGGGCACGTCGACGGCGCGCTCGTCTTCTCGCTGCACCTGGACGACCCGCTGCCCGGCATCATCCGCCGCGCCGGTGTCCCGACCGTGTTCGGCGGGCGCCCCGGCTGGCCCCGGGCGGAGGGTGGCGGACCGGACGTGCCCTACGTCGACTGCGACAACCGGGGCGGCGCGCGGGAGGCGGTGCGGTATCTCGTCGGTCTCGGGCGGCGCCGCATCGCCCACATCACGGGGGCTCTCGACCAGACCTCCGCGGTCGACCGGCTCGACGGGTACCGCGACGTGCTCGCCGACGTCGACCCCGGGCTGATCGCCGAGGGGGACTTCACCCCCGCGGGCGGGGAGCGCGCGATGCGGGAACTCCTCGACCGTGCACCTGAGTTGGACGCCGTCTTCGCGGCCAACGACCTCACCGCGTCCGGTGCCCTCCGGGTGCTGCGGGAGCGGGGCCGCAGGGTGCCGGACGACGTGGCGGTGGTCGGCTTCGACGACATGCTCCCGGTCGCCGAGCAGACCGAACCGCCCCTCACCACGGTGCGTCAGGACATCGAGGAGATGGGGCGGTTGATGGCCGGGATCCTTCTCCGGGGAAGGGGCGGGGCGGCCGGTCCTGACGGGGAGGCGGAGGGCGGCGGCGGGCCCGCCGGTGTGGTGCTGCCGACAGCCCTCGTGCGCCGCGCCTCGGCGTAA
- a CDS encoding WhiB family transcriptional regulator, whose product MQIEMTAEPELAWQEQALCAQTGAEFFFPEPGSSVREAKDICRMCEMRTACLEYALDNDERFGVWGGLSEKERYALRRETRA is encoded by the coding sequence ATGCAGATCGAGATGACAGCCGAGCCCGAACTCGCCTGGCAGGAGCAGGCTCTGTGCGCCCAGACCGGAGCCGAGTTCTTCTTCCCCGAGCCCGGTAGCTCGGTGCGTGAGGCGAAGGACATCTGCCGGATGTGTGAGATGCGCACGGCCTGCCTGGAGTACGCACTGGACAACGACGAGCGGTTCGGCGTCTGGGGCGGACTCTCCGAGAAGGAGCGGTACGCCCTCAGACGCGAAACCCGCGCCTGA
- a CDS encoding VOC family protein: protein MLNNRFVTGAPVWVDMCAPDLGSVSGFYRELFGWELQQGAADVGGYSQYQLSGRTAAGAMAIAGDEAAPAWTLYFRTPEVDATAKAVEQAGGSTLFEAVDILGLGRMAGLVDPGGVAFSVWQQGELKGLDVLNEPGGLIWTELYTPDVSAATAFYGSVFGWRTTEMTFPGGTYTMVHPADGSEDDMFGGIVPLASDPSETGAYWLPYFQVDDCDATVAQARRSGGTVRMEPMSMEGVGRFAKLADPAGAKFAVLQPSPSGEEGQ from the coding sequence ATGCTCAATAACCGTTTCGTGACAGGTGCACCCGTCTGGGTGGACATGTGCGCCCCGGACCTCGGCAGCGTCAGCGGGTTCTACCGCGAGCTGTTCGGCTGGGAGCTCCAGCAGGGCGCCGCGGACGTCGGCGGCTACAGCCAGTACCAGCTCTCGGGCCGCACCGCCGCGGGAGCGATGGCCATAGCGGGCGACGAGGCCGCACCGGCCTGGACGCTCTACTTCCGTACGCCGGAGGTCGACGCCACGGCGAAAGCGGTCGAACAGGCGGGTGGCAGCACGCTCTTCGAGGCCGTGGACATCCTCGGCCTCGGCCGCATGGCCGGTCTCGTCGACCCCGGGGGTGTCGCGTTCTCCGTGTGGCAGCAGGGCGAGCTCAAGGGTCTCGATGTCCTGAACGAACCAGGTGGTCTCATCTGGACCGAGCTGTACACACCGGACGTCTCCGCGGCCACCGCGTTCTACGGCTCCGTGTTCGGCTGGCGGACCACCGAGATGACCTTCCCCGGCGGGACGTACACGATGGTGCATCCGGCGGACGGCTCCGAGGACGACATGTTCGGCGGCATCGTGCCGCTGGCGAGCGACCCCTCCGAGACCGGGGCGTATTGGCTGCCGTACTTCCAGGTGGACGACTGTGACGCCACGGTCGCCCAGGCCCGGCGGAGCGGCGGCACGGTGCGCATGGAGCCCATGTCGATGGAAGGCGTGGGCCGTTTCGCGAAGCTCGCGGACCCGGCGGGGGCGAAGTTCGCGGTGCTGCAGCCTTCGCCTTCCGGGGAGGAGGGTCAGTAG